One genomic segment of Paenibacillus durus includes these proteins:
- a CDS encoding glycosyltransferase, protein MKIAIAHDYLIQMGGAERVVEVFHHMYPEAPIFTTVFNGSRLTENLKDADIRASWLQKIPGVKDNFKGVLPLYPMAIRDLDFRGFDIVLSSSSAFMKSIQVPKRTFHLCYCHTPMRFAWDYDTYMERQSNSGLFKRVLKLYIQQLKMWDQRTSKNVNQFVANSSVVKSRIQNYYHRDADIIFPPINTSRFTSSSSIGDYYLIVSRLVSYKRIDLAVEAFNRNGLKLLIVGDGPDRKRLEGMAKSNVKFLGRLEDEQVTGLMSQCRAYIFPGEEDFGITPLEANAAGRPVIAYQAGGALDTIVPYVNGVFFKRQEVDDLLQAISEVESYAWDIGKIMKHAQKFDEQTFIAQFKQYVEQAYVKFLKGG, encoded by the coding sequence ATGAAAATTGCGATAGCGCATGATTACTTGATTCAAATGGGCGGGGCGGAGAGAGTGGTGGAAGTTTTTCACCATATGTATCCGGAAGCTCCGATCTTCACGACGGTTTTTAACGGAAGCCGCCTCACCGAGAATCTCAAGGACGCGGATATCCGGGCCTCCTGGCTGCAAAAAATTCCGGGAGTGAAGGACAATTTTAAAGGGGTGCTGCCGCTTTATCCCATGGCTATTCGCGATCTGGACTTCCGCGGGTTCGATATTGTCCTGAGTTCCAGCAGTGCGTTTATGAAGAGCATTCAGGTGCCCAAGCGCACGTTTCACCTCTGTTACTGTCATACCCCGATGAGGTTCGCTTGGGATTATGACACTTATATGGAACGGCAGTCGAACTCGGGTCTCTTCAAAAGAGTGCTGAAGCTGTATATCCAGCAGCTCAAAATGTGGGACCAGCGGACTTCCAAAAATGTGAACCAGTTTGTGGCCAACTCTTCCGTCGTCAAGAGCCGGATTCAGAACTATTATCACCGGGACGCCGACATCATCTTTCCGCCGATCAATACGTCACGCTTTACCAGTTCAAGCTCGATTGGCGATTATTATTTGATCGTCTCAAGGCTGGTGTCCTACAAGCGGATCGATCTGGCGGTGGAAGCCTTCAACCGCAACGGGCTGAAGCTGCTTATTGTCGGCGACGGTCCTGACCGGAAGCGGCTGGAGGGGATGGCCAAGAGCAATGTGAAATTCCTCGGCCGCCTTGAAGACGAACAGGTCACCGGGCTCATGTCCCAGTGCCGGGCTTATATTTTTCCCGGAGAAGAGGATTTCGGCATTACTCCACTGGAGGCTAACGCTGCGGGCAGACCGGTTATCGCTTACCAGGCGGGCGGAGCGCTCGATACGATTGTGCCTTACGTAAACGGAGTCTTCTTCAAGCGGCAGGAAGTCGACGATCTGCTCCAGGCGATTTCCGAGGTGGAATCGTATGCATGGGATATTGGGAAAATTATGAAACATGCGCAAAAATTCGATGAACAAACTTTTATTGCGCAGTTCAAGCAGTATGTCGAACAGGCGTATGTCAAATTTTTAAAAGGAGGATGA
- a CDS encoding glycosyltransferase family 4 protein, which translates to MLRVAYIDHTARWSGGEVALFNILTHIGEQVDPLVILAEEGALADRLREKGIDVRIIPLDESIRSRGRNTVNLGAPAAAMKLLAYGRKLAPLLKKERVACVHTNSLKSALYGTVAAKMAGVPLIWHIRDHIGAPYLKPVVAKAIRLLSRLLPNGVIANSKSTLSALELPRSKKTLVVYSAFAKAIGGGTGRREQKDFNVLLVGRLAEWKGQHILLEAAKKLQDNGRIKFWLAGDALFGEDEYKKKLLATIERERLTNVTLLGHVEDIQGLMQQADLLVHTSITPEPFGQVIVEGMAAGLPVIASNEGGPVEIVVPGETGLLIQPGDPAILTEAINWMVEHPQERERMAEAGIKRVKEHFVIENTVKEIVDYYRGLLAGT; encoded by the coding sequence ATGCTCAGAGTGGCGTATATCGATCACACGGCTAGATGGAGCGGCGGCGAAGTGGCGCTGTTCAACATTCTTACCCATATCGGAGAACAGGTTGATCCGCTCGTTATCTTGGCAGAGGAAGGTGCGCTGGCCGACCGCCTGCGTGAGAAAGGCATCGACGTCCGGATTATTCCGCTCGACGAGAGCATCCGCAGCCGCGGCCGCAACACCGTCAATCTGGGCGCTCCGGCCGCTGCCATGAAGCTGTTGGCCTACGGCCGTAAGCTCGCTCCGCTCCTGAAGAAGGAACGGGTAGCCTGCGTGCATACCAACTCCCTTAAGTCTGCGCTGTACGGAACGGTTGCCGCCAAGATGGCCGGCGTACCGCTGATTTGGCATATCCGCGACCATATTGGTGCGCCCTATCTGAAGCCGGTTGTCGCGAAAGCCATCCGGCTGCTGTCGCGTCTGCTTCCCAACGGCGTTATCGCCAATTCGAAGTCCACGCTGAGCGCGCTTGAGCTCCCGCGTTCCAAGAAGACGCTGGTCGTCTATTCCGCCTTCGCCAAAGCGATTGGCGGCGGGACCGGACGGAGGGAGCAGAAAGATTTCAACGTTCTGCTGGTAGGGCGCTTGGCGGAGTGGAAGGGCCAGCATATTTTGCTGGAAGCGGCGAAGAAGCTTCAGGATAACGGACGAATCAAGTTCTGGCTTGCGGGCGACGCCCTTTTCGGCGAAGACGAGTACAAGAAGAAGCTGCTTGCGACGATTGAGCGGGAGCGGCTGACGAATGTAACCCTCCTGGGACATGTGGAGGATATTCAAGGGCTCATGCAGCAGGCAGATCTGCTCGTGCATACCTCGATTACGCCGGAGCCGTTCGGCCAGGTGATCGTCGAGGGGATGGCGGCGGGTCTGCCGGTAATTGCCTCTAACGAGGGAGGGCCAGTGGAGATTGTTGTACCAGGCGAGACCGGGCTGCTCATTCAGCCGGGCGACCCGGCGATTCTTACGGAAGCCATTAACTGGATGGTGGAACATCCCCAGGAGAGGGAGAGAATGGCGGAAGCCGGAATTAAGCGGGTCAAGGAACATTTCGTAATCGAAAACACGGTTAAAGAGATCGTCGATTACTACAGAGGCTTGCTGGCAGGCACCTGA
- a CDS encoding glycosyltransferase family 4 protein — MSYSDGLNIMSTGLSWPTVQPGGLNTYYKSVCEQLSSRNRVHALICSKEKPQTPEELIIHNAGDPKESIWKRKDAFQRMASELMNAGKERIDVLYSHFAPYGVGPALEAKKRGIPVVMTFHGPWNEEMKIEGQGIKHQVKTAIAKSIERKAYRLADKFIVLSETFRDILHSLHGIPLDKIVIIPGAANIDRFIPANNRLAVRRMLNLPEGATTVLTVRRLVNRMGLLQLLEAWRTVSERFPNSILLIGGKGPLRAELEERIADYGLASKVRLLGYIPDHELASYYQAADLFVVPSQALEGFGLITTEALASGLPVMATPIGGNREILQNFRPELLFKSASAADMAEGISYMLGNRRLLPSREECREHVLERYTWEHVADQVEAVFREVMGKGETINAQSGVYRSHG; from the coding sequence ATGTCCTATAGTGACGGACTGAATATTATGTCTACCGGCCTAAGTTGGCCGACGGTACAGCCCGGCGGGCTCAATACGTATTATAAATCCGTCTGCGAGCAGCTTTCCTCCCGTAACCGGGTGCATGCGCTGATCTGCAGCAAGGAGAAGCCGCAAACGCCTGAGGAACTCATTATCCACAATGCCGGAGACCCGAAAGAATCGATCTGGAAGCGAAAGGATGCTTTTCAGAGAATGGCGTCGGAGCTTATGAACGCCGGGAAGGAACGGATTGATGTCCTGTATTCCCATTTCGCTCCTTACGGAGTCGGCCCCGCTTTGGAGGCGAAGAAACGCGGCATCCCGGTTGTGATGACCTTTCACGGGCCCTGGAACGAGGAGATGAAAATCGAGGGCCAGGGCATCAAGCATCAGGTCAAGACTGCGATCGCCAAGTCGATTGAGCGCAAAGCATACCGGCTGGCGGATAAGTTCATCGTACTCAGCGAGACTTTTCGGGATATTCTCCATTCGCTGCATGGCATTCCGCTTGACAAGATTGTCATCATTCCCGGCGCGGCCAATATCGACCGGTTCATCCCGGCTAACAACCGGCTCGCCGTTCGGCGCATGCTGAATTTGCCGGAGGGGGCGACCACAGTGCTGACGGTCAGGAGACTAGTCAACCGTATGGGACTGCTTCAATTGCTGGAGGCGTGGCGGACTGTATCGGAACGCTTCCCGAACTCCATTCTGCTAATCGGGGGGAAAGGCCCCTTACGGGCGGAGCTGGAGGAGCGGATCGCCGATTACGGACTGGCGAGCAAGGTCAGGCTGCTCGGCTATATCCCCGATCATGAGCTGGCTTCTTATTATCAGGCGGCTGACCTGTTCGTCGTTCCATCGCAAGCTTTGGAGGGCTTCGGCCTGATTACTACCGAGGCGCTCGCGAGCGGGCTGCCGGTCATGGCGACGCCGATTGGCGGCAACCGGGAAATTCTGCAGAACTTCCGTCCGGAGCTGCTGTTCAAGAGCGCATCGGCTGCAGATATGGCCGAAGGGATCTCCTACATGCTGGGCAACCGAAGGCTGCTTCCCAGCCGGGAGGAATGCAGGGAGCATGTGCTGGAAAGATACACCTGGGAGCATGTCGCGGATCAGGTGGAAGCGGTATTCAGAGAAGTTATGGGGAAGGGGGAGACGATCAATGCTCAGAGTGGCGTATATCGATCACACGGCTAG